The genomic region TAATACATATTTATTATTACTTACTCTTTGTTGCAACCAAAATTGTGTTTATACTTCTATAGAAAGGAGAGTGAGGGATTTTATTCCTTGACTGGAATAATTTGATATTGTGTTTATATGTCAATGTATAAAGACATAAATGATCGTGGGGTATGGCATATTGGATCTATCTATTCAGATAGGGGACTTTAAATTAAAGAATCCTATTTCCCTGGCTTCCGGTACAGCTGGATATGGGGAGGAGTTAGCTGTATTTATGGATATCTCACGTATTGGCGCTATCTTTACAAAGGGAATCTCGTTAGAGCCAAGAAGGGGTAACAGGGGACCCAGAATAGTCGAAACACCATCAGGTGTTTTAAACTCCATAGGTCTTGAAAATATTGGTTTGAATAGATTTTTGAAGGAGAAATTACCCTTTCTTTTGGAAAGGGGAGCAACAGTTATTCCAAATATTGCTGGATATTCTATTGATGAGAATGTGGAATTATGTAGGATATTGTCGAATACCAATGGGATACCTGCAGTGGAGTTAAATGTATCATGCCCGAATGTTAGCAAGGGGGGTATGGCTTTTGGGAGAGAGATGAATATCTTTTCAAAACTTATAAAGAGGGTAAGGAGAACCACGGACAAGGTTTTAATAGTAAAATTATCTCCAAATGTTGCTGATGTTGTTGAGTTCGCTTCTGCTGCAAAAGATTTAGGGGCAGATGCAGTTTCTGCTGTTAACACATATTTGGGTATGAAAATAGATATAGAGAGAAGGAAGCCGCTTTTTTTTAATAAAGTTGCGGGTCTCAGCGGACCAGCGATAAGACCCCTTGCAGTAAGGACAGTATATGA from Spirochaetota bacterium harbors:
- a CDS encoding dihydroorotate dehydrogenase, with the protein product MIVGYGILDLSIQIGDFKLKNPISLASGTAGYGEELAVFMDISRIGAIFTKGISLEPRRGNRGPRIVETPSGVLNSIGLENIGLNRFLKEKLPFLLERGATVIPNIAGYSIDENVELCRILSNTNGIPAVELNVSCPNVSKGGMAFGREMNIFSKLIKRVRRTTDKVLIVKLSPNVADVVEFASAAKDLGADAVSAVNTYLGMKIDIERRKPLFFNKVAGLSGPAIRPLAVRTVYEIFDRVDIPIIGIGGITDIDDVIEFIMAGASVISIGTMNMINPRAGIECLENLEEYMEIRGINSMHELIGSAHKGFNKKQWSEI